The genomic window cacacggggtcaccatgagtcagaaccgactccacagcaacaagtttggtttcatttggtttaaaactgttctaaaaaattgtgtattaaaaaaaatactctgaGGTTCCTGGAATGTTTTGGGATTGAAAACACGCTTTGGGAGCTTCAAAAGGGAAGTCTACAAAGCAGTTTAGGGTTTATAATGCCCCTTGGGATTACCAAACACGTTAGGATTAATTGTACTCTGAGGTttagaaagcattttaaaatgtacaaagcACTTTGGGATTAAGAGCTCTTGGGTTTACTGAAGAGTTGTGACCGCAAATGCAATGTGTGATCCTTGATTAGAATCCTGGATCAAAAATAAAATCAGCTCTAAAGGACAGTTTGGGGTCAGGGGGAAATTTGAATGTGGACTGAACGCGTATTGCATCCTTGCTACTTAAAGTGTGGTTTGGGGGCCAGCGGCAGCATCATCACCTGAAAGCTCCTTCTTGTCAGTTAccagtgagtcgattccaactcatgatgccctcatgggtgcagagtagaacggtgctccataaggttttcaaggctgtgacctttcagaaacagattggtAGCCTTGTCTTCctaggggcctctgggtgggttcaaatcaccaacctttcattcagtagtgagtgcttaactgtttgtaccacacagggacttaAGAAGCttcttaaccagttgccatctagttgattctgactcatagtgaccctataggacaaagcagcactgccccatagggtttccaaggctgtcaatttttatggaaacagactgccacatctttctcccaccgacctttcggttggcagccaagcgcttaaccactgtgccaccagggctccttggaagatcCTTAGAGTTACAGCCagaactactgaatcagaatctactttttAACAAGTCTGAGAAGACTTATGGGAGACACAAATTtgataaccagttgccatggagtcattctgactcatggcaaccccatgtgtgtcagagtagaactatgctccacacggttttcaatggatgGGACTTTtcggaagaagattgccagggctttcttccaaggcacctctgggtagactcaatctccaaacttttggttagtagctgagcgcttaacccttTGTATCACCCAGTGACTTCTGAttatttgactcatagcgaccctataggacggagtagaactgctccctagggtttccaaggagcagctggagggttcaaactaccgaccttttggttagaagccaaatgcttaaccactgcaccaccaaaaaccaaaccaaacccgttgctgttgagttgactccgattcatagcaaggacagagtagaactgccccctagtttccaaggagtgcctggtggattcgaactgttgaccttttggttagcagccgtagcacttaaccactacgccaccaggggccCCAATAATTTGACATCAATGTTAAATTTCATGGGTGTAAAAATGGAGTAACTGTGTTTGGGGTtggttattgcttaaggggcagtgagtttctgtttgaggtgatgaaacacatttgaaaatgggtaatggtgatggttgcacaacgtggTGAACGTAATtcatgtcaatgaattgtacacttacaaatggttaaagtggcGAGTGTtctgttatatacattttatcacacacacaaaaaaatccctATTTAAAAAACACTACTGTGATCATGTGGGAGAATGGATTGTTCTTAGGTGATACCTGCTGAATCATTTAAGGGTGAAGTGAGGGACCAGCTTACTTTCATATAGTTCAGGAATACAAAGGTAAAAACAGATGAAGGAAATGTGGCCAAATGTTAGCAAGTGGTGGATCTGGGTCAAtggttctttattttttaaaaataatattctattgtgtttgTTTGCACAGCAGTGTAgactcccattcaacaatttctacacgtgttgttcagtgacattggttacattcttcacaatgcgtggATGTTCCCATTATttcctgttctggttgttccatttctatttatctagtttccctgcccccttatagtctcatctttgtttgaaagtaattgttgactggttGGTCTcatttggtgatttttttaaagaagcacaatactcacgggtgatattcattattttgggaACCAATTTGTTAGccagctacaaggtgacctcaggggttagtttcagttccaGGAATGAAGTAGGCCAATGGTTCTTAAACAGAGTCTGGAGCCATTTTTGATCGTCACTACTGAGGAAGGGGGTGCTACTTCCATCTACTGGGTAGATGCCCAGGGATACTGCCAAATATCCCACAACACACAGGACAGCCCCATCCCCTAAAAAGGAAGAACTGTTGctgtgtgccctcaagtcaattccgactcatagtaccccatgacagggtagaactgccccatagggttttctaggctgtaatctttatggaaggagccctgttggcgcagtggttaaagcacttggctgctaacctacaggtcagtagttcgaacccgccagctgctccatgggagaaaaatgtggcagcctgcttcagtaaagattatggccttggaaaccctatggtgcagttttactgtcttatagggtcacaattttgactatgagccaaaatcgacttgatggcattgggtatggtttgatttggttaatctttacggaagcagattgccaggtctttctcctacggagccactgggtagattcaaatcaccaacctttcagttagcagcccagcgtctagccattgtgccatcaggaagaattatctggccccaaataCCAATGGTCCCAAGGTTGAGAAGCTGCTCTAGGGGAAAGAGACTACAGCTACTGTCTTATTTTCCTCCCAATTTTTTGTACATTtgaaattttccaaaataaaaacctGGGGGGTTGAAGAGAAACCACATggcattactgaacactttgggATTCTTAAACTTTTTAGGATTAAAAAAACTTCTGacaagtgtctgtggcctaccaagaggggattggtcagtttgtggcccctgCTGGGAGGgtccatgccttgaaattgacaaggagctgTATATATATGCAACCAGTGccagagagaaagaaacaggaagagaagcagaaggaagagagaagaaacagagacagagagagagagaaaggaggcaagGCACCTCCTAGAAGAGCTGTAACACGGGCCAAGGGCTATAATACTGAAGGCAGTGAGAGGCCCAGAAAGAACCCTGCAGCAGAGTTGGCAGTGAGAgacagcagggccaagaggagcctgtcctgagagggctgagaggaggcctgcacaactgagaagctgagagagctgttctgcactgaagaagggggactttgcctacatgcttcctgatcctgatcctgagttgtagcccgTTGATCCTAACCCCAAGTTGTACCCTATCACTTCCTTAATAAACGATTtaactgtaaaaaacaaaaacaaaaaaaacttctgaCATTTGCAAAGCACTTTACAATCAGACGAATGACTTTTAGAAGTTTACGAAGGGGAGCTACACAAAGACTTTGGGGTGAAAAATCACAGTTTGAAGTTTACAAGGGTGACGTTTACCAAGCACTCTGGGATAGATTAAAAAATACTCTTGATGTTTGCACAGCACTTTGAGATAAAAACACACGCTGAGGTTTACAAGGGTGAAGCTTACCAAGCACTTTTGAATTGAAAGCACTTCTTGGTTTACAAAATACTTGGGCGCTCACAAAACCTTTTTGGGTTTACTAAGAGAgttggaaggaaccctggtggttcaatggttaagcagCTAGGTTGCTAAGaggaaggtcggcggttcaaacccgctAGACATTTCAtgagaggaagatgtgacagtttgctcctgtaaagattacagccttggaaaacctacggggcagctctattctgtcctgtagggtcactatgagtcagaatctattcgatggcacgcaacaacaatAAGACAGTTGGGATGTATTCTGAGTTTGGAAATCTCACCTCTAAGAGCTGCTTTTTTCCTCttgacagatgagaaagctgagacgCAGAAGAAATCCCACACATAGCGGACGGAAGGGTCAGCTCCCTCTCCTCCTAGACTAAGGAAAATGTTGGGGCCTAGACACTTTggggagcgctggtggcacagtggttaagagcttgcctgctaaccaaaatgtcagcagtttgaatccaccagctgctctttggaaaccctatggggcagctctgctctgtcctatagggtcaatatgagttggaaccaactcgatggcacctaacaactacaacagacACTTTGGGGAGCATGTCCTAACCTTCCAGTCACCCTCCAAGCTCCCTTCTGCTGGCCCAATCGATGCCACCACCTTCTCAGAGATCAgcacctctcctgtattgttgTCGGTCATCTGTGAGGACAGGAGGAGAGAGTGAGAGCAAACTCGATTTTCTCCTCTGCcctgccctcctcccctcctGATGAATGTTGTAGCATGAGGGATGGTGGTGAGGCTCCGGGAGGCACTTCACAAAATAGGCACCTTGTCGATCTGGTGGTGGCTGGAGAGGCTGCTGTTCCCCAGCCGGCGCTCCTGGTTCTCCTCTTGGTGGTAGTTCCTGGGGAGGCCCCGGAAATCCATAGGGGCAGAGAAGAAGCTGTCCATGCCCCGAAGCAGGTCATCCTGGGGCAGGAGAAGGGACTTCATGACTCCCCAGTACATCTGCATCCCTGCCAGGATGCCCTCCAGGTCTTGCTCCATGTCCCTCACATCCCCTTCCTTCTCTGTGCTCTGCCCCTTAGGGCCTAACCAGTCCACCTCCTGCCCCCATCCCCTATCTGCCTGTGTTCCAGGTTCCTGACTAGCCGGGTCCCTCTGTCCTGTCTCTATTCTCTGTCTCATTACCTTCCTATTCCTGTGTCTCATCTTTTGTCCTGCAGTCTGTCCCCCcgttcttctctctccctccctccatatTTATATCTAtcataaggagcactggtggtatagtggttaagtgctcggctgctatccgaaaggttggccgtttgagctcaccagctgctcctcgggagaaagatgtggcagtcttctttcataaagatgacagccttggaaaccgtatggggcagttctactctgtcctatagggtcgctatgagtccgactccacggcaatggatttttgggttatttgcttaatGTCTCTCCGACCCTGTTCCACTCTCTCCATCTCTCAACCTCTTGTGTCTTTCTTGTCCCTGTCATTGTCGTTTTTGTCTGTTCATCTCCCTCTCTTCCAGTTTGTCCTGGCCCCGACCCATCTCCCAGTCTGTCTCCCTGAACCCCTTCTATCCCTTTATCCCCATATTCCCCCATCCCTCTTCTCTGTATCTCTTCTTCCCTCAACCTTGCCGTCGCTCACTTTCAGGAAAAGCCGGCTGAAGCCTTGGAGTAGGCTCTGGAGGCCGAGGAAGCCCGAGGAGCTCTCCTGGGAGTCACCATCGCGGATTGGGGCGGCAGTGGAGAGGGGCACCAGAACAGAGGGGAGCAGCAGCAGTAGGACCAGCGGGCGCCACATTTCGGGGTGGGTGGGGAGGCTGCGGCAAGGGTAAGGGGTCAGAGGCCCCGCCTCTTACCAAGGCCCTGCCCCGAGGTGGCCAGGCCCCCATCTAGACGCCTCACTCGGCCTCCTTTTAATGCCGGGACCCACCTCTCGTTGGGGTACAGTCCCTTGTCCCGGCAACGTCCCACACGTCCCACGCCACGCCCATTTCCTCCCTTCACCCTCGTTTCTTCTACTCCCATCCCACCTCCCTTTTGCCAGGCTCCGTCCCCTCCTTCTGGGCTCTGCCTCCTACCCAGATCTCCTACCAAGACCTTCGCCCACGCACCACCCCGTCTTCTAGGCCTCGCCCTTATGCCAGCCCACAGTCAAGTCGCCCGCCTCCCGGACTCCTCCGGCCGTCCACGGACTGTTAAATCCAAACAGTTCTAGCCTCGAGCCCAGGCCGGAAACCTGGGGCGTTGGATACGCTCCGCGAGCCCTGGCCACGCCCCTATTATCTGACCACGCCCCTGAGCTGGGGCCTCACGCCCCAAGGACGTAGTCAAGCCCCATTCTTCAATAACCACGCCCGGTAAGTTAACGTCACGCTTTTCCCCTGGCCACGCCTCTATAGGTCGACCACGCCTTTATGTGCAGAACACGGCCCTGTTGACAGACCTTTGCCCCAGAGACCCAGTCTCCGATCCCAGCTCTCGAGCTGGAGTTCTGCCCCGATCGCAGGTGACTACACCACTGTATGCTAACCTCGCCCAGGAGCTGGGGCCTCTATTCGATGGCCACGCCTATAAGGACAGAGCGACGCCCTGATTGAACATACCCACGTCCCCATCCTTCGTTGACCACGCCCCTAAGTCAATACCCAGCTCTTTCCCCTGGCCACGCCTCTTGCAGCATGCCACGCCCCTATCGACAGACCTCGCCCTGGAGATTCAGTCTTGCCTCTATTTTCTGGTCCCAGCCCTTCAACTGGAGTCCCGCCCCAATCGCAGATGACCGCCCCTTGAGTTACAGCCACAGCCCCTCACCTGGGCCTCGCCTCTGCTGCAAAGTATGGCCCCCAGCGTCCTCAGCTCCATTCCTAGGCACCCTCTTCTGGGGAAACGCTAGAGTTCGAGAAACATTTCTGGTTCGCTCACtctttagttttgtttctgtctctGAGCGTCTCTGCCTGTCCTTTTCTTCTCCAGAATTTAAAACAATCAATGCACTCAACAGGGGGCAGTGTAGGGACGCTGAACCGCGAGCCCCTCTTCACGTCCACTAAAAAGCCCCGCCCCCTCCAGAACCTGAGCTCTCTGGGACCTTAAATCTCAGCTTTCCAGTCGCTGTGAAtcgtaatcgacttgacagcaacgattttttttttttgatctgctCCGTATTCCAAAAAACAGGAATTCGAGCTCTCTCCCCTGCCAGGCCCCCTCAAGTCCTGGGAGCTCGAAGCTCCAGCCTCTCACTTTTAAGGGACCCAGGTGTCCGGACCCTAGTCCCTCTTCCCTCAAGCACCGAGGCTCTTTCCCAGCCCCGGGACAGTGGCGACCACTAGTCTGCTAGTGCCGGTGAACTCAGGAGTCTGCACCTCATTGGACCTCGAATACATTCCCAAACGCCTTGCCCACGCCTGTTGACCCTGGTGAGGTTGTAGGTACAGAAATCGATCAAGGCCCCTTCGCACACCCCGACCCTCAAAAATATACTTGAAGGTGAGCAGGAACGATTCTTACCGGTTCGCACCACTTCCACACCCCAAGACACAAATGCGAcacatactaaagggagtccaGGGGCTGGGTCCCCTCCTTCATCAGAACCGAGAGTCCGGACCCCAAGCCCCCTCTTCCCTCAGACTCAGGAGTCCAGACCCCCAGCCCTCTCCTTCCCCAGACCCAGGAGACCGGGCCCCCAGCCAGGTCTTCTCCCAGGGGCCCAAGCTTCTGAATCTTCAGTTCCTACCAGTCCCCAGTTAGACTTCATCTCTCCTCTCCCAAAGCAAAAATCCTGCCCCAAACTGTCACGGCCGGACCCCCTTCCCGGCTGTCCGACGCCGGGCCCGCCCCCCCTCCAGTCCCTCCCCCTTTTCCCAAACAAAGCTCCGGGCAACTTTCTCCCCGGCAGCGCCCCGCCCGCGGCTCCCCAGCCTAGGCCGGGAGGTAAGAAGGCGCCTGCGGGAGCCGGGAGTCCTGCTTTGGGGTGTGTGAGTTGGTGTGGGAAGTTAGGAATTCGGAATTGTGGTGTGTGTTTGTGGGACGGACTCTGCCTTGCTGGCCACCCTCTTTTGTGCATGCGGGCCCGCGTGGAAGTGTGGAGTTGAACTTTGGCCGGAGTTAGGGTGTCTGTGGATGGGTCTGAGTTGGGGAGATGGCGCCGTGTGTTGGGGAGGGCTGGGGACGCTGGCGGGGGCGTGGGAGTGTGTGGGCGTCTGGGGCTGCGTCAGTTGGGAGTGAGAAGAACCTCGTGTGTATTTGTGACCGAATGGGTTTGCGTGTGTGATCTGTGGGCGCAAGGAAGGGTTCCGGGGTGGCACAAGGGGACTGTGATGTATTCTGGAAATAAAGCCT from Loxodonta africana isolate mLoxAfr1 chromosome 11, mLoxAfr1.hap2, whole genome shotgun sequence includes these protein-coding regions:
- the DKKL1 gene encoding dickkopf-like protein 1 isoform X1 codes for the protein MWRPLVLLLLLPSVLVPLSTAAPIRDGDSQESSSGFLGLQSLLQGFSRLFLKDDLLRGMDSFFSAPMDFRGLPRNYHQEENQERRLGNSSLSSHHQIDKMTDNNTGEVLISEKVVASIGPAEGSLEGDWKVPKMEEKEALVPVQKAVGDFHMEPHPRVAFWIMKLPRRRSHQDTQEGGHWLSEKRHRLQAIRDGLLEGTHEDLLDEVPQGSLRPRLPARKAHFLYILKPSQQL